The Sebaldella sp. S0638 genomic interval ATAAATTATTCGGAAATGTTGATCCAAACAGTATTCTTAAAGCTGCACTTGTTGCTGCATCACTTGATTTACCTATAGACCCCAATCTGGGATTTGCATATATTATTCCATATGGAAAAGAAGCTCAATTTCAGATTGGATATAAAGGACTTGTACAGCTTGCTATTAGAAGTGGACAATATAAACATATCAATGTCGCTAAGTTATACGACGGACAGTTTATACATTATGATCCTATCATTGATTATCTGGAATATGACTTATCTACTAAAAACTCTGATGAAGTAACTCATTATGTGGCTTTTTTTAAAACACTTAACGGATTTGAAAAGTATTATGTTATGAGTAAAGAGGAAGTTGAAAA includes:
- a CDS encoding recombinase RecT, which encodes KNNDNLPAKELNIKDLLHQNVIKKRFEEILGKKANGFIVSILNTVNSNKLFGNVDPNSILKAALVAASLDLPIDPNLGFAYIIPYGKEAQFQIGYKGLVQLAIRSGQYKHINVAKLYDGQFIHYDPIIDYLEYDLSTKNSDEVTHYVAFFKTLNGFEKYYVMSKEEVE